The following nucleotide sequence is from Cucumis melo cultivar AY chromosome 1, USDA_Cmelo_AY_1.0, whole genome shotgun sequence.
AATGTGTTATTTAGCATCTCTAATCTCGTCGGTTCATTGTATTTAATGTACTTAAATTTATAAGTTTAATAATGCTCACTCTCACtatttacattattttaaaataattatgaagtagaattttaaatttaataattaaatttcaaatttaacttctattatattaaaaagtaacaaaatttaattaattgtaattcttttatattaatagacaataattaactataaatgtaaatatagaaaactaaaagacaaattaaaactcaaattaatctcaaagataatatatattttaaaacatgACGATCATATAAAAACAAAACTCGAAACTTTAAAGAATTTAAAACTCAAATCTCAaagataatatattttaaattcgAAACTTGAAAAaacttaaaattcaaatttcaaagataatatatatttcaaaacatGGGGATCATACAAAAACCGAACTTGaaacttaaaaaaatttaaaactcaaatcttaaagataatatatattttaaactcgaaatttaaaaaaacttatatattttaaaacatgGCGATCGACTGAACCCAAAAGTTAAAAgaacttaaaattaaaattattaaaaagaagTTAATTGGAGATGCAGGGTATCGAACCCTGTACCTCTCGCATGCAAAGCGAGCGCTCTACCATTTGAGCTACATCCCCTTCTTGTTGATTCAAATGGTTAGGTTAAGTACTCAATTATTCTATTTAGTGTTAATTAGACAACTACAATCTCTCTTCCATTTGAGGATTTGTCATTGTATcccatgatatatatatatatatatatatatatatgtcacaCTTTCACTTTCACTTTTTAATTAGACATATTGGTTTAGAACTCTTAAAGAGACCCACTTGTGTTTTCTTGGCTTCCATTAGTAATCCAACGTAACTTCCAtctaaaagtaaataaatatataatccCTCCTTTCGGTTTCTACTTTCTATCAAACTTTCTTttactattatatatatatatatatgtatgtatgcatgcatgcatgcatgcatGCTTATGTATTTTTACTTTTGTTAAATCAAGGTTAAACTCACATAATTTTTTATGTATTAATTATCAAACCTTAAGTCAAAGATTTGGATTCTGTTGATGCTgtgtttaaagaaaaaattatgaTTAAGTTGTTGATAATGGTGATTTATAGTTAACGATTTaatattgtttaaaatattattacaaTCAAGAGACCGAATTTTTATCATATGGTCAAAACTCAAAATTCACCACTATAAATGTTGTTTTTCGATGAAGAAAATGTAgttataattaaaaagaaaaacaaatgggTAGGACCAAATGATGAGCGTATGCATAATAAATATTTCTAATGATCATAATATAATATCATTATCTTTGAATTACAATGAGTTATTCATCAAATTTTCAATATCTTATAATATCAGTAAGGAAATTGGCCTACGTAATTGCCAGGAGGATCATAGTTGCATATCACAAAGATCCAATTGTTGTGACATTTCACTCTAGCACAACCCACATGCTTGGTGCCCCGCCACACTACTTGTGTATAATGGCGACACTCGTCCCCGATGCACCGGTTGGAATGATGGTCGTAATACTTCTTTTCACTCACCCAGAAGTTCACAGCCTCCACCGCCGTCATCTCGCCATACCCTTCGGCTAAATTCTCACCATAAGGACCATAGGAATGTTGCATCTCACAAGTGCCAATCTTCTTGTTGGCATAAGTTTGGGCATAGGCAGCCAAGGTGTAGTTCCAAGAGACTGGCCCGACGCCGACCTTTGCTCGGGCGGCATTGTGGGCATTGACGAAGTCTTGGTGGGAGTTTTGAGCAAGGGTGATGGGGGCTAGGGTTATCAGCCCCATCATCATGAAGGAGATCAGAAGAAGCTTGGGCAATGGCATATCTTTTGAtgtcccttttcttttcttgataCAACTCTTGTGTTGTTATTTTTGGAGCATTCTATTTATAGAGAGGAAGAGAGTcttgtaattcttttttttttttcctcctagTAGAACTAAAGAAAAGATACAAGTGCATGAGAAAAGGTGATCCATCAAATGATTGTTTTATGTTGCTGTATTTGAAAATGTCTCTTTTTTAGCCGTTTTTTAATGTTGAAATTGATGTGTTTATTAATTTGGGGAGAGATAGATGCTATAAAAAAACAACCATATAGACTGTTTAAATATATACTgctttatatatgtatatattgatTCATAAAATAGTTCGAGTGGGTAAAGTATACCTATAACTCATAagcttttcattcttttttcagTTTTTATGGAAGTAAGATTATTTGATTCTCTACACTTTAGGTCACAAACATAAGGTTAATATGAGCAATATATATTAAGGTTGTTGAGGTATATATATTTTCTAGGTTGAAGCTTTGACCTTTCACTCATCTTAGATCTTAGAAAATTATatgataattaattaaggtTTCGTTTGATAATCatctttattaattttataaaattatgcTTATTATCTTACCATCTCATTGATATGGTTTTCATTCTAACGAAATATTATTGAATTATTGGCTAAATTCCACAAACAAAAGTCACTTACTTCACTTTTCTAtagataacaaaacaaaatcaaatcaaagaaaataacaaaCGAATGATCATATTACGAATGGAGACCTAAATTCAACTATGATACTAACGACCGATTAAACCTTATACTCTTAGAAAAGATGATCTAACCCTAACAAACGTAGAATTTTAGTTTTTCATAGTCTCATATACAATTATTCTCAAAATGAGGATtattatatattgttgttgttgaatATAATTAAGCAAGTGGGGGAGACTTATATAACTAACATATTTAGAGAGGTATAGTAATTGGTAAAATATGAAAAGTAAGTACTGTGACCCAAAAATGTGGCGCAAACATAGCTTTAAATTATGGAAAAACAAAAAGCTATCGTGATTGGCTCACATGGCTATAAATAACTAACAGTCTCTAGactttttcaaaatgttttgtTTAATATTTAATGAACTGATCAAAAGTCATTCTCTCAATAGTGCTTCTGTGTTTGCCCCATGTGAGAGTGTGTGTCTGTCTCTTTccttatcttcttctttttttttcttattgacCTTTCTCAACTTGACAACATGCTTTCTCAACacatctctctttctttttccttttataatttGATCGTTCAAATCGTCATTGAACTCTTTGATCTATGTACTTTTCATCTATTAATACAGTTTATACAGTTTTCCtattaataaaatatgattTGAGAATGTTAAAGATATGTAAATCTAGTTGAGGTATGGATACATAcacttttactttttaaaaagaattacaaataGTAACTCAAAATTTGTCTTTTGTTTGAAGAATGTATTTAACAAGTTGTTTATGATTTTTGAACTTTCCCTATAAATTAATTTCATCtactattttattattttatataacctttcttttcttaaaataaaaataaataaataaataaataaataaaaaaggcTAGGGTGGCTTGTATTAGACTAAGCTAAGCATGGTTAATATAGTTTAATTGGAAATATAGGGTTTGattattttattcttctttGATCTAAATAAATAGATATAACTATTGTTGCATGCAAGCTATGGCTATTGTAGTTTTCTTATAGTAATTTTGAGAATCAAAGATTTTCTCATGATCACCAACAAATAAAGacaatatatatgtgtgtataatatatatatatatatatatatatatatattcccaAATTGTATGGAGTATGCAAGAAGCAAATTATTTGAACATGAAAAAGATAATGTTTTTGGAAGAATTTAAGGGGGGGAAAGAGAAATAATATACACCATTAAGTTTGACAATTTAGGGCAAATTAACCAATGActtagagagaaagaaaaaccttttaaaaatttatttcatttaaaaacTTTTGATAAAActccttaaaataaaataaaatgtgtaaaatttggtttgatttattatatattaaaacttctgtttttattaaattcaaataattacCATAATCGGATTTGTTGAGTGTCTGAGTTAGTCGGTAGTATCATCAATGATTGTCGAAAATAGTGTTAAGAGGTTGATCAACGACGGTTGTCAAGAGATATATAGTTTAAAGAGGAAAATGGAGAGATATATATATTCCTAAATTGTAGTTTAAAGaggaaaattatatatatttgttggaTTAACTAAATTACTTGACCCTACATCAAGGGAATAGATTAAGAATCATCAATTAAATATagataacattttttttaagagaaacaGCGGAAGTCGGAGATTTAGGACTTCGGAAAGAAGCTTAAGACTGAACAAAGtactaaaatattatttatagcAGGGACCAGAGATAGCATtagatttggttttttttttggaaaaactAATAGCAACCCATCTAAAATTAAGGAAGAAATTTTGTTCCATTTAACAAAATATAGCATTATAAGTGGAAGATGAAGATTCAAACTTTCAAACTAGctataaaaatattattgatGTTTCTCCATACATTGCTTGAACAAGAAACTTTGTTCTCAACAATCCAACCAAGTCGGCGATCTTATAATGTATCTTCAAAACATTTGTATGTCAATATCAATATATCTAAAAATTTGAATAAGAAttacatataaatataataaaacattgTACGTTAGAAAACATCATTCATTATTGtctttcaaaattcaaataaagTCGTTTTTCGACTTTATAGACTATTTAAATTGTGTTTTGAAATAAATTATCAAAATGAAAAGACAAAAACTTGACACAACCAAAAGATAAGAatagttttaaagaaaattacCATAATTAAGTTTACTTTAAAGaatataaacaaatatatatatgtatgtattataGAGGTGTGACAATAATGTTGAATTATGGTATGAAGAAAATGGTGATGAAGAGGGAGGGATAATAAACAAATTGACCACAAATTAAggaggtaaaaaaaaaaaaaaaagttatgttGGTGGGTGGCCATGCATATGTGCTTACTTTCAAGGCTACAATATGATCAATATAATGAAGAAAATTGTAGTTTCCAAAATAATAGAAATTGATGAGTGCACCTAATTTAGACTTTTATAATCTCAAGTAAGGTTTaattcaattatcttttccATAAGGGGTTTTAGTTCTTCCATTTTATGATTTTGGTAACTTGTTTGATTCTTGAATTATTACAAATTGTTCGTTTAGGAGCTTTGAACTTTTGATTTTACGTTCAATAGACGTTTGATGTATTCAGAACTTCAATTGACCTattaagatttatatatataactgTTAAACCTAATGGAACCATAAACACTCACTTTTATGTTTAGTATACGTCTATccatttttaaaaatcataactatactcGTGAGACTATCGGGTGCGAGTGAATTGGTACCCGGTTCGTAAAGCTTATAGTTGagattttagttttttataaactaaaaaaggcATGCATTtttatgggttttttttttttttttggttatttttattgtttctttgtTCACTTTTTTTTCCACTATTATTCAATTACATgcatatatttttcaaaattcctAATACTTTCCTAGGGTGTAAACTCAACAAATAAACATATAGTTTTACAGTAAATTCCTAACACTTACTTAAGTTGTGAAAATTGGTTTTAGTAGCGCATTCTTAGTGTGCTGCTAATCGTCACTTTTACTGACGCATGGACGTTACTAAAACCTCACCTTTAGCAACGAATTAAAATATTTTCGAATCATAAATCCTAAATATAATCCAAAGAGATCATACATAttaatcatgaaaaaaaaacacaattcTTGTGCCATGTAATTATCATAATATACCAAAGATACAAACAAGTGCAACACTTGAGAGAAATGTTTCTATTCTTACCTATAGCAACTTGCTGAACTGACAATGGCAGCTAATATAAGACAATCTAAACATATCGCAGAGCTCTTCAGTTTCCATGTAACTTTTTAAGAGGGCAAGGGAAgaggaaaaagagagaaatgacATCTAAGCACTTTGTGCAAAAACAAAAGCAAGTTTGAAAATATGTTGAGAGGAAATACAGTTTTGAGCTTTGAGATTCTCAAGAGTATGATTTGAGGTGGAAAACttgacatgctggtctgtaggaCCTCTTAGTTGCTGCTTGATCAAACTTCTTTACCACtgcttcattctcatctaaacTTGTCTGAACGAAATACCTTATCCACCATGACGAGCTTCGCAATTTCGCCTTCATGACAAGCAAATATTTATCTCAGTGTTATGATCTATCTCATCTTGATTGTTTTACTGCTTGGAAAATAGGCTCGAAATACAACAAGGAAGCAATGAATCAATTTTGTATGTTCATATACATCGCATGTTCACACATGATGGTTCTTCTATTTGTAGATCAATTGTAAGACCGACACAAAAGTAGCCCTATTGGTTACAATCCGTGGCCAGTCTAGTCATCAAACTGCCCAAAGAATGTCTCCAAGCTATAACTAAATTCTAGAAAGCTCCGTATTCTATTCATCCAGTCTCTTTCGATTCAATTACTATTATTGCTAACTACCTTTCTAGAGTAAAAGAAGGTACTTACTGGACGTCCAAATTTGGGTAGTTCTGAATCTTTAGCCTTTTGCCGACCTGGATAACCTGCAAATTGAAACAGCATTGAAAGgagagatataaaatcaatcaATCTAGACTAATCAAAGTAAATAGATGAATTTAGACCAAAAAGTGATGGGAACAATCAGAAGTGTTCTTTGTCATTAGGACTTACGAGAGAACAGTTAATAACTTTAATACAATCAAAGGACAAAAAAGGACAACTTGAGATTTATTAGAAAATGTCGAAGTTTATCCATCAAAATTAATTCATGTACCACGAGTTGCAAAATCGTAAAGGGAAAGTATCAGAATATACACAGAATGAAGAACACAGATCACTATACAGTGATCGAGAAAAAAACTATGTAAGACTATTTAACAATTGCTCCAGTGAGTTTTTACCTGTTATGCAATTCTATCACAGAGTGAAAGAGAGGATTATAAATTAGATAAAGGAAAACCACAGAAAATGTAACTTGGGCTATCCATATAGACGCATAAAACAAAATGTGTTCCGGTTCCCCCTCATCTAACAAGATTAGGTGTAtagaaaaagattaaaatttcaaatgggCAAACTTTATGAACAGTGGTTTACCGGCAAATATAACAACACCATCAATGGAGACCCTTGCCAGTTCTGGAAGAGTTCTGTTAAGGTATCTGGGTGACAAGTAGTCCAATGCATctgaaacaatgacaagagagaACGACTTTGCTCTATATGGAAGGGGAAACTTAATATCAGCAGCACGCACAATACCCTTCCGCACAAGGCTTTTGCAACTGGCACCAACATCATCTAAGTCATAGGGCTCCACACCCCATGCTTCTGTATCCTCTTCTTTTAACAATTTAGACACCACTGAGCAAGTATCAGGGCCTACATGCAATACTTTATGCATGCTATCTCCATATGCTTTCTTTAGAATGGGAATCGCTCGTTGGACTTCTACAGTGCACGATGTACTACCTACGtacatgatatatatatatatatatatatatatatatatatatatatatgcttgaGATCTTCAAATAAGATATATGATGCAACAACTATGGTACTTGATTGGGGAAAAAGTGCCTTTTACAATTACTATAGATGGTactaattaacaaaaataaatcgATCTGATTCTCTGAATAAGATAAAACAATCATTAATTCTCTTCCACAGTTTTTAATGCCTTTGGCACATTAAGGATGCATCAAATATAACCCAAGAGCCCAAGGCACTATGTTCTATTAACCATTTGGACAAATTAAGTGGACTTTACCCATTAAACCCAGCCCATGCATGCAGATAAAGATAGAAAATGTTAAGTAATATAGTCTGAACACGCAGTGGTCAGATCATGTTGACTAGTTTAATGCCTGAAGGTAAAGGAAGGAGAAGAAATAATGACAAATTATAATACCTCCACTTCAATATCAATTGTATTTCAGGCTTGAGTTCTGGTGAAACTATGCTTTTACTCAAGAATacataaaaagtaaaatatattCACCTTCAACTCTACTCACAGCCTCTAAATTGTTTCTTGATCCACCTGTCATGCAAATCAACAATGAATAAGCAAACATATACAGTTATTACATTAAGAAAAGAGGGAGCATCACGGATTCACAAGCCATCAGTAACCGAACAATTTTCAATAATCAACATCAACAAAAACTAATAAAAGAATATCAGCATAGTCGACAGATTTGTTCACGATCACAAAAACATGCCCTCACTCTTTTTCTTACTTCTCAGCTACCAGTTTCACATAGTTTTGCTAGTAGGAGATATCCATTATGAATTTGTACAAGTTCAGCTAGAGCTATTGATATGTCTCTTTACCAACTATCTAAAGCAAGCATTGTTAGAGACCAGCTGCTACAAGATAATCAGAGCACTTGAGTGATAAGTTATGGGCAGGGTCTATCAAAAAGAAACTGTTTCTCCAATATCACAGTCCATGCTCAAATTTAAAGAGACCGGGTAGAATAGGAGcctgaattttgaaaaaagggGGCAATGCAGTAGGGCACTTATGAAAGTGGCAGTCAGACTACTATGCCTAAGGTGTAAATCTCTACTTGACCAAATCAGTGACTCTGACTAATTCTCAGACAGTACTTAGTCAATTGAGAGAGCATTTCCAGCAGAGAGTGTGACCAAAATAGAATGAGGAGAATATAAGGACGAGGAGCTGTCCATGTGTTGCAATACTAAAATTCAGTGACTGTGATTCTGTGGACATAAAATTCATTTAAAGTGAATGCAGAGACAGCATCCTAACAGAAAGAAACAAGCATATTGATGATGGAAAGAGAATTAATTAACAGTAAGTCAAGATAAGAGATAAAATAAAGACCTGCTTGACGGTAGCAAAATCCAACAAGAAGCATAGCACCCTGAAATTTTTAACCATAGCAAATTAAAATTAGTGGCTAATAGTACTATTCCCAAAAGTTAAGGAGGTAACATTTATTCAGTCATTTGACCCTCATTTGACCACCCTTCCCCCACAACAACAAAATGTAACCACTGTTCCTGAAAAGGGAAAGGAGAGGAGTAAGGAAAAGTACCACAACAAGCCCTATGGTTAGTAAAGGTGATGACCGTGTCTTAGAATGTATTGTTCCAACAAACGGAAGACTCCCACCATCAACAAGACGCCGAGAAGGATTTCCTGGCCTCCTTGACATGATTTTGTGAAAATCTGCAAAGCCACACTTCTTTATCAACAATAACAACACTATTTCCAAGTAAGATGTTTTCGCTAGGGCACCAATTTATGTCAAAACTCCAAAACAGAAAAAGAGGCAACGGTTGACGGACATAGTTGTCTAATTTTCTTGTAGTAACAATGAAATGGCTCACACAAGTCGACAAGTAAAATTCATAAATTTGCAGTGCCCACTACATCTTAGCTACTTAACAAAAAAACTCGGTGCAGTCAAACTTGCTAAAAAAATTTCAGCATCTTGCAAGATGTTATTTTGTCTCTAAGCATTGTCAACTTCTCTCGAAATTCAAGATTCTTTTTACCAACAATGCAAATTCACAAGAACTGGAAAAAACCAATAAATGTTGAGAAACAATTCCAACCTAATAAAGTAGAAACCACCTTAGGCAACATATTATATTGAGCCAAGAATCCATTACTCATTTCAAAAATTGACATTAAATGATCAAAATCAATTAAATCCTTAAATGCCAAAcggctaattaactaatttacATACGGAATCTAATTGACTTGGCTCAAGAGCTACTCACCGATTATATAACTTAAATCATTAAGCAGATGAAAAGTAAACCAAGAACAGCCCAAAAAAGAAAGGGCAAAAAGTTCCAACCTTCACGCAGGACAATCAATTCTCGAAAAAACCCAAATCAGAATACAACCAAAAACCAAAACACACACACTATTAGCATAAAATATCAAATGGGTTTCAAGAAAAAGGAATCAGATATCATAAAAACGGCAAATTTCACACAATCgaagtcaaagaaatgaaaattaggAGAGATAAAGTGAATTGAGAATGGGAAATGAACAAGAATTTAGGAAAAACAAAAGCTTACTGAAGCTCCTTAGAAATGATAGGATACG
It contains:
- the LOC103495338 gene encoding probable pectin methylesterase CGR3, whose protein sequence is MSRRPGNPSRRLVDGGSLPFVGTIHSKTRSSPLLTIGLVVGAMLLVGFCYRQAGGSRNNLEAVSRVEGSTSCTVEVQRAIPILKKAYGDSMHKVLHVGPDTCSVVSKLLKEEDTEAWGVEPYDLDDVGASCKSLVRKGIVRAADIKFPLPYRAKSFSLVIVSDALDYLSPRYLNRTLPELARVSIDGVVIFAGYPGRQKAKDSELPKFGRPAKLRSSSWWIRYFVQTSLDENEAVVKKFDQAATKRSYRPACQVFHLKSYS
- the LOC103495337 gene encoding basic form of pathogenesis-related protein 1-like, with the translated sequence MPLPKLLLISFMMMGLITLAPITLAQNSHQDFVNAHNAARAKVGVGPVSWNYTLAAYAQTYANKKIGTCEMQHSYGPYGENLAEGYGEMTAVEAVNFWVSEKKYYDHHSNRCIGDECRHYTQVVWRGTKHVGCARVKCHNNWIFVICNYDPPGNYVGQFPY